TGGTCCTGGCGGTGGAGCTGCTGGCGCTGGTGACGGCGAGCGAGGGCGATCCGGCGGAGGCCGCAATGCTCCAGGGGGCGGCCGGCGCGATGTGGGAGAAGGTGGGGCCGCCGCTGTTCGGTTCGGCGTACTTCAGCGCCCCGCGGACCCTGTGCGAGCAGCGGGCCGTCGAGGCGCTGGGCGCGGAGCGCTTCGCGGGGCATCTGGCGGAGGGCGGGCGGCTGTCGCTCGACGAGGCGGTGGCGCGGGCGCTGGCCGGGCGGGGACGGCGCGGGGCCGGGGAGCCGGTGGGAGGGCGGGCCCGGCGCGGCGGCCGGTGGGTTCCGGGCATGCGGAAGCCCGCCGGCTCCCCCACCCGGAAGGGCGGGGAGACGGCGGGCTGATACCGCTGCGGTGGAGTGGTACCGCGCCCGGGTCAGCGGGCGTAGTACTCGACGACCAGCTGCTCGTCGCAGATGACCGGGATCTCCTTGCGGTTCGGCTCGCGGTCGAGGCGGAAGGCGAGGGCCTTCAGGTTGACCTGCAGGTAGCGCGGGATCTCACCGTCGGGGGCGAAGCCACCCTCACGGGAGACCTGGAACAGCGTCTTGCTGCGCGAGCGCTCGCGGACCATCACGACGTCGTCAGGGCGGACGCGGAAGGACGGCTTGTCGACCTTGCCGCCGTTGACCTCGATGTGGCCGTGGACGACCATCTGGCGGGCCTGGTAGATGGTGCGGGCGATGCCCGAACGCAGGACCAGGGCGTCGAGACGGCGCTCGAGCTCGACGACCAGCGCCTCGCCCGTCTTGCCCTCGGCCTTCTTGGCGCGGTCGTAGGCGCGGGCCATCTGGCGCTCGCTGATGTCGTACTGGGCGCGCAGACGCTGCTTCTCCAGCAGACGGACCTTGTAGTCCGAGTTCTGCTTGCGGCCCCGGCCGTGCTCACCCGGCGGGTACGGGCGGGCCTCGAAGTACTTGACGGCCTTCGGCGTCAGGGCGATGCCGAGCGCACGGGACTTCTTGACCTTGGGACGCGACTGGTTAGGCACGTTCTCCAGACCTCCGAAATAGGTTAGGTTAGGCTCACCTTACTCAAGGAGATCGCATGTCTCGCCCTGGGAACACCACGCGCATCACAGACAGCAGCACAAAGAACGATGCCTCTCAGAAGGGCATCGATGTGACGGAGGTCCGATCAGCTCATGGTCAGCCGCGTCCCAGCGGGCTTGAGATCGCCCGGATGCCGTCAGCAGCCGAGCGCACACGAACTCTCGTACAGGGTACATGCTCCGCGGTCATGCTGATCCCCGGGGCGACCGCACCCCTCCTCGACCAGCTCGCCCCCGACGCACGAGCCGTCGGCCCCGACGGGGAGATCCTGCTGCTGTACCCGGCCGACTCCCCCGCCGTGCGGGCCGCCACGCACGCGCAGGACGACGAGCTGCCCGCCGTGCTGGAGCTCACCGACGTGGCCCCCGTCGCCGTGCCCAACCGGGTCCGCGGCCGTGCCTGGGCCTCGGGCCGGCTCACGGTCCTGCCCGGTGTCGCCGCCGAGCCCGGCCACACGATGCTCCGCCTGGAGGTCGGCGACCTGTACGTCGACGACCTGTGGGGCGCCGACCCCGTCGACCCGCGGGAGTTCGCCCGGGCGGTCCCGGACCCGCTCCGCCACCACGAGACCGAACTGCTCCAGCACCTGGCCGCCGCCCACGACGGGCAGATGCTCACGCTCACCGCGCTGCTCGGTGAGCGCGCCGGCACCGGGCCCTCGGCCGTGCGCGGGGTGGTGCCGCTCGCCCTGGACCGGTTCGGCCTGCGGATCCGCTGCCGCGACGCCGACCGCCGCACCTTCGACGCGCGCTTCGACTTCCCCGAACCCGCCCGGGACGTGCACGGACTGCGGCGCGCCATGCACGCCCTCTTCGAGGCGGCGGCCCAGGAGGACTGAGCGGGGCGGGCGTCCCCGGAGGGCTGGGCCCGCCGGGTGCTTCAGGAGGGCCGGGCAACGCAGGAGGGCCGGGTGCTTCAGGAGGGCCGGGCCAGGGCCGAGCCGCCTTCGGCAGACGGCGGCCGGCCCGGAAGGACGGCGCCGGACCAGGACCAGGACCAGGACTAGGACGGTGCCGGCCCCGACGCGTCGCCGCGCAGGCGCCCGCGCACCTTCTCCACCACGTCCGCGTACCGCGCCTCGGCGCCGTACCGCGTGGGGCGGTAGTACTGCCGGCCCTGGACGGTGTCCGGGGCGTACTGCTGGGCGGCGATGCCGCCGGGGACGTCGTGCGGGTAGACGTACCCCTGGGCGTGCCCCAGCTTGGCCGCGCCCTTGTAGTGGCCGTCGCGCAGGTGGGACGGCACCGGACCGGCCAGCCCGGCCCGGACGTCCGCCTGGGCCGCCTGGATGGCGAGCGTCGCCGCGTTCGACTTGGGGGCGAGGGCGAGCGCGATGGTGGCGTGGCTGAGCGTCAGCGCGGCCTCCGGGAATCCGATCATCGCCACCGCCTGGGCCGCCGCCACCGCCGTGGGCAGGGCGGTCGGGTCGGCGAGGCCGATGTCCTCGCTCGCGGAGATCATCAGCCGGCGGGCGATGAACCGCGGGTCCTCCCCCGCCTCGATCATCCGGGCCAGGTAGTGCAGCGCCGCGTCCACGTCCGAGCCGCGGATCGACTTGATCAGGGCGCTCGCCACGTCGTAGTGCTGGTCGCCGTCCCGGTCGTACGCCACGGCGGCGCGGTCGACGGTCTCCTCCAGCGTCGCCAGGGTGATCTGCGGCTCGCCCTTCGCGAGGGCCGCGCCGGCCGCGGCCTCCAGCGCCGTCAGCGCGCGTCGGGCGTCGCCGCCCGCGATGCGCAGCAGGTGCGCCTCGGCGTCCTCGGGGAGCGTGACGGCCCGGCCCAGGCCCCGCTCCTCGGTGAGCGCGCGCGCCAGCAGCCCGCGCAGGTCGTCGTCGGTGAGCGGCTCCAGGGTGAGCAGCAGGGAGCGGGAGAGCAGCGGGGAGATCACCGAGAAGTACGGGTTCTCCGTCGTCGCCGCGATGAGCGTGACCCAGCGGTTCTCCACGGCCGGCAGCAGCGAGTCCTGCTGCGCCTTGCTGAACCGGTGGATCTCGTCGAGGAACAGCACGGTCTCCTTGCCGAAGCCGCCCGCCGCGCGGCGGGCCCCCTCGATGACCGCGCGGACCTCCTTGACCCCGGCGGTGATCGCGGAGAGCTCCACGAACCGCTTGTTGGTGGCCTTGGACACCACGTAGGCGAGGGTGGTCTTGCCGATGCCGGGCGGTCCCCACAGGATCACGGAGGAGGCGCCGGCCGGGCCGCCCGCGCCGTCCCCGACGAGCCGGCGCAGCGGCGATCCCGGCTTCAGCAGGTGCCGCTGGCCGACGACCTCGTCCAGGGTGCGCGGGCGCATCCGGACCGCCAGCGGGGTGCTGGACGGGTCCTTCTCCTGGCGGTCCTCGGCTGCGGCGGTAAAGAGGTCGGGCTCCACGACGTGAAGCCTATGCCAGCCCACTGACAGGCCCCCGGGGGCCCGTGCCCGTCAGCGGGTCCAGAAGTCCCAGAAGCGCGTCAGGATGAGCATGCCGATGATCCCGATGTGCACGACCGGCAGCACCCAGGTGAACTCGTCGAGGAACCGGCGCAGCCAGACGGGCGCGGGCAGGACGCCGTTGCGGACGTTGTGCGAGGTCACGTACCAGAACATGACGATGGTCGCGACCCAGGCGAGGCAGCACCACAGGCACAGGGCGTTGATGGCGTACAGGGACTGCGCCGTCAGCCAGGCGCAGAAGACGACGCCGAAGAGGGTGCCGGCGTTCAGGCCGAGCCAGTACCAGCGGCGGTAGCGGGCGCCCGCGAGGAGGCCGACGCCGATCGCGACCACCATGCCGTACGTGACGAGGCCGAGCATCGGGTTGGGGAAGCCGAAGACCGAGGCCTGCTCGCTCTTCATGATGCTGCCGCAGGCCAGCACCGGGTTGAAGCTGCACCCGGGGACGAAGGTGGGGTCCTCGAGGATCTTGAACTTGTCGAGGGTGATCACCCACGCGGCGAGCAGCCCGGCCGCGCCGGTGACGACCAGCATCCAGGCGAACGCCCGACCCGCACCGAGGGAGCGGGAGTCCGGGGACCTCTCGTCAACCGCCGCTTTCGTCGTCATACCAGCCGTTCCGTCAGTAGGGGGGTGGGGTGGTGCGCCCTGCTCAGGCAGTGGTCATTGTGCCGGACGGGGGCACCCTTCCGCCGTTCGATGGACATAAGGAGGGCGGGGCACCCGCGTGCGGTGCCCCGCCCTCCTCGTGTCCCGCGGCCCGGTCGGGGCCACGTCGGCCTGTGGGGCCGTGCCCGCCCGGCCGGGCCACACGTCCGCGGTGTCAGGCCGTCCTGTCCCGCAGCGTGGTCACGACCGCGTCCAGCGCCACCGGCTCCTGCTCGCCGGTCTCCATGTCCTTGAGCTGGACGACGCCGTCGGCGAGGTCGCGCTCACCCGCGACGAGCGCGTACCGCGCGCCCGAGCGGTTCGCCGCCTTCATGCCCGCCTTCATGCTCTTGCCGCCGTAGGCCATGTCCGTGGCGACACCGGCCTTGCGCAGCTGCGTGACCAGTCCGAACAGGCGCCGCTTGGCGTCCTCGCCCACCGCCACGGCGAAGACGTCCGTCGCCGCCGGGACGTCGAGCGTGACGCCCTCCGCCTCCAGGGCGAGGACCGTGCGGTCGACGCCGAGGGCCCAGCCGACGGACGGCAGCGCCGGGCCGCCGATCATCTCGGACAGACCGTCGTACCGGCCGCCGCCCCCCACCGCGGACTGCGCGCCGAGCCCGTCGTGGACGAACTCGAAGGTGGTGCGGGTGTAGTAGTCGAGCCCGCGCACCAGCCGCTCGTCGTCCTCGAAGGCGACGCCCGCCGCGGTCAGCAGCTCGCGCACCTCCTGGTGGTACGCCTTGCACGCCTCGCAGAGGTGGTCGCGCAGCAGCGGCGCGCCGACCAGCTGCGCCTGGACGTCCTTGCGCTTGTCGTCGAGGACCCGCAGCGGGTTGATCTCGATGCGGCGGCGGGTGTCCTCGTCGAGGTCCAGGCCGCGCAGGAAGCCCTGGAGCGCCTCGCGGTAGACGGGACGGCACTCCCGGTCGCCCAGCGAGTTCAACAGGATGCGGAAGTTCCGCAGGCCGAGCGAGCGGTACGCCTGGTCGGCGAGGATGATCAGCTCGGCGTCCAGCGCCGGGTCCTCGGCGCCGATCGCCTCGGCGCCGACCTGCGAGAAGTGGCGGTAGCGGCCCTTCTGCGGGCGCTCGTAGCGGTAGTACGAACCGGAGTACCAGAGCTTGACGGGGAGGTTGCCGGCCTTGTGGAGGCTGGCCTCCAGTGCGGCGCGCAGGACGGAGGCGGTGCCTTCGGGGCGCAGGGCGAGGCGGTCGCCGCCCTTGGTCTCGAAGGCGTACATCTCCTTGCTCACGATGTCGGTGGACTCGCCGACACCGCGCGCGAACAACTCGACGTTCTCGAAGCCGGGCGTCTCGACGTAGCCGTAGCCGGAGGAGCGCAGCGGAGCGGCGATCGCCTCACGGACGGCCAGGTACGTCGCCGAGACGGGCGGCAGCAGGTCGTAGGTGCCCTTGGGGGCCTGGAAAGTACTCACGGGGTCTCTCGTCACATTCCTCGTCGGGGAGCCGGGGGGCTCCCTTGGCCGTCCGCCACCTGCCGCAGGTACGGGTTGGCGGCGCGCTCGCGGCCGATGGTCGTCTGGGGGCCGTGGCCGGACAGCACCACGGTCGAGTCGTCGAGCGGCAGGCACACACGGGCCAGCGACGCGAGCATCTCGTCCATGTCACCGCCGGGCAGGTCGGTGCGTCCGATGGAGCCGGCGAAGAGCAGGTCGCCCGAGAAGAAGACCGGCGGGACGTCCGCGGCCTCGGGCATCCCGAAGGTCACCGACCCCTTGGTATGGCCGGGCGCGTGCGCGACCGTGAGCTCCAGTCCGGCCAGCTCCAGGCGGGCGCCGTCGGTGAGCTCGTGGACGTCGTCCGGCTCCCCCACGGTCAGCTCGCCCATGAGCGGCATGCCGATCGAGCGGCCGAGGGCCTTCTCGGGGTCGCTCATCATGTACCGGTCGGCCGGGTGGATCCACGCGGGCACGTCGTGGGCACCGCAGACGGGGACGACGGACGCGACGTGGTCGATGTGTCCGTGGGTGAGCACGACCGCCACGGGCTTGAGCCGATGCTTCTTCAGCGTCTCCTCGACGCCGGCGGCCGCCCGGTGGCCGGGGTCGATGATCACGCACTCCTCGCCCGCGGCGGGGGCGACCAGGTAGCAGTTGGTCCCCCAGGCCCCGGCCGGGAACCCGGCAATAAGCACGATCGTCCTCAGATAGTCGTCCGGCGGAAGAATGCAGCAGATCAGAGCCTACCGGCGCTGCTCTTTCCACAGCCAACCCGTATACCGTACGGGCACACCAGCCCCGGACGGGACGGCGACGACGGAGGAGGAGAGGACCCGGTGGTCAGCAACGATCAGCGGCGGCGGCAGCTCGCGCGGGAGAAGTTCGAGCGGCAGCAGCGCCGCCGCGAGGAGTCGCGCAGGAAGGCGAAGCGGCGCAACACCGTCGTCGCCGCGGTGCTCGCCGTGGTGCTCGCGGCGGGCGGGGCGGTGTACGCCTCGGTCCAGCTGACCGGTGACGGCCGCGACGACGTGGACGCCGCTCCCGGCGCCGAGGCGAGCCCCACGCCGAGCGCGCCCTCGCCGTCGACGTCGCCGGAGCCGCCGATGTCGGTGGACACGAAGGCGGCCTACACCATGGCGCTCAGGACGAACCACGGCGACGTCACGGTCACGATGGACGCCGCGAAGACGCCGCGCACCGTGAACTCCTTCCGCCACCTCGCGGAGCGCGGGTACTTCGACGGCACGAAATGCCACCGGCTGACCACGCAGGGCATCTTCGTGCTCCAGTGCGGCGACCCCACGGGCGACGGCACGGGCGGCCCGGGCTACCACGTGCCCGACGAGAACCTCGCCTCCCTCGGCAAGCCCGGGGCGAACGGCAAGGTGACCTTCAAGGCCGGCACGGTCGCCATGGCCAACACCGGTACGCCGAACAGCGGCGGCAGCCAGTTCTTCCTCGTGTACCAGGACAGCGAACTTCCTCCGGCGTACACCCCGTTCGGCACGATGGACGCGGCCGGGCTGACGGCGGTCCGGGAGATCGCCGAGGGCGGTGCCGAGGGCGGCACCGGGGACGGTGCGCCGAAGAAGCCGGTCACGATCGAAAAGGCCACGGTCAGCAAGAGGTGAACCGCTGGATTTCGGTCGCGCTGGGAGCGGACAGCCGGGCGGCCGGTCGCCTAGATTGGCGTTGTGCAGCGCGGACTGGATGCGCGCTGTGAGGGGCGGGCGAGGCCCGTCCGGGAAACTGTGGACGATGCCCGGGGGGAAGACCCCCCTTCATCGGCATCATGTGGAGGAGGCGCTGTGAGCAGCGACCCGTGGGGCCGCGTCGACGAGACGGGCACCGTGTACGTGCGTACTGCCGACGGCGAGAAGGTCGTCGGATCGTGGCAGGCCGGTTCCCCCGAGGAGGCACTGGCCTACTTCGAGCGCAAGTACGAGGGCCTGGTTGTCGAGATCGGCCTCCTCGAGCGGCGGGTGAGGACCACCGACCTGTCCGCGAAGGACGCGATGACCGCGATCGACCACCTGCGCACGCAGGTCGACGAGCACCACGCGGTCGGTGACCTCGCCGCGCTCGCCAAGCGGCTCGACAAGCTGGTCGAGACGGTCGAGTCGCGCCGCGAGGAGCGCAAGGTCCAGAAGGCGAAGCAGACCGACGAGGCGCGGCGCGCCAAGGAGGAGCTGGTCGCGGAGGCCGAGCAGCTCGCGCAGAGCGAGCAGTGGCGGTCCGCGGGCGAGCGGCTGCGGGCCCTCGTGGACACGTGGAAGGGTCTGCCGCGGCTGGACCGGAAGTCCGACGACGAGCTGTGGCACCGCTTCTCGCACGCCCGGTCGGCGTTCTCGAAGCGGCGCAAGGCGCACTTCGCGGCGCTCGACGCGCAGCGCGAGGAGGCTCGTCGGACGAAGGAGCGGCTGGTCGCCGAGGCCGAGTCGTTGTCGGGCTCCACGGACTGGGGCACGACGGCCGCCCGGTACCGCGAGCTGATGACGGAGTGGAAGGCCGCGGGCCGGGCGCAGCGCGAGCACGAGGACGACCTGTGGAACCGTTTCCGCGGCGCCCAGGACGTGTTCTTCGCGGCGCGCGGCGCGGTCTTCGCCGAGCGTGACGCCGAGCAGGGCGAGAACCTGAAGCTGAAGGAGGAGCTCGCCGCCGAGGCCGAGAAGCTGCTCCCGGTGACGGACCTGAAGGCCGCGCGGGCGGCGTTCCGCTCCGTCAACGAGCGCTGGGAGGCCATCGGTCACGTGCCGCGGGACGCCCGGCCGAAGGTCGAGGCCCGGATGCACGCGGTGGAGCGGGCGATCCAGGAGGCCGAGGAGGCCGAGTGGCGCCGGACCAACCCGGAGGCGCGCGCGCGTGCCGCGGGTCTGACGGGTCAGCTCCAGGACGCGGTCGACAAGCTGCGCAAGCAGATCGACACGGCGCGTGCCGCGGGCAACGACGCCAAGGCCGAGAAGCTCGCGCGTGAGCTGGAGGGCCGCCAGGCGCTGCTCGACCAGGCGCTCAAGGGTCTGCAGGAGTTCGGCGGCTGAACATCCGCCCGGCCGGTGGGTCCGTGGGCCCGCCGGCCCGCGGACGCACCGCACATGAGGAGGGCCTCCCCGCTGCCGGGGAGGCCCTCCTCGTCGTGTGCCGTACGCCTGCGCCGTGTTACGGGCGGCGGGCCGACGTCACGCGGTACACGTCGTAGACGCCCTCCACGCCCCGGACCGCCTTCAGGACGTGCCCCAGGTGCTTGGGGTCGCCCATCTCGAAGGTGAAGCGGGAGGTGGCCACCCGGTCGCGGGAGGTCTGGACGGCCGCGGACAGGATGTTGACGTGCTGGTCGGACAGGACGCGGGTGACGTCCGACAGGAGCCGGGAGCGGTCCAGCGCCTCGACCTGGATGGCGACGAGGAACACCGACGACTGGGTGGGCGCCCACTCGACGTCGAGCATCCGCTCGGGCTGCTGCGACAGGGAGTCGACGTTCACGCAGTCGGCGCGGTGAACCGATACGCCACTGCCCCGGGTGACGAAGCCGATGATCGGGTCGCCGGGCACGGGGGTGCAGCACCGGGCCAGCTTCACCCACACGTCCTCGACGCCCTTGACGACGACGCCCGGGTCGGCCTTGGCGCGGCGCTTGCCGCGGCCGCGCGCCGGGGGCGCCGACTCGGCGATGTCCTCGGTGGCCGCCTCCTCGCCGCCGAGGGCCTGGACGAGCTTCTGGACGATGGACTGGGCCGTGACGTGGCCCTCGCCGATCGCCGCGTACAGCGAGGAGATGTCGCTGTAGCGCATCTCGTGGGCGAGCGTGACCAGCGAGTCCCCGGTGAGGATCCGCTGGATCGGCAGGTTCTGCTTGCGCATGGCGCGCGCGATGGCGTCCTTGCCCTGCTCGATCGCCTCGTCGCGGCGCTCCTTGGAGAACCAGGCGCGGATCTTGTTGCGGGCACGGGGCGACTTGACGAAGCCGAGCCAGTCGCGGGAGGGTCCCGCGCCGGCCGCCTTCGAGGTGAAGACCTCCACCAGGTCGCCGTTGTCGAGCGTCGACTCCAGCGGGACGAGCCGCCCGTTGACACGGGCCCCTATGGTGCGGTGGCCGACCTCGGTGTGCACGGCGTAGGCGAAGTCCACGGGCGTGGCGCCCGCCGGGAGCGCTATGACGTCGCCCTTGGGAGTGAAGACGAAGACCTCGTTGCGCGACAGGTCGAAGCGCAGGGACTCCAGGAACTCGCTGGGGTCCTCGGTCTCCTTCTGCCAGTCGAGCAACTGGCGCAGCCACGCCATGTCATTGACGTGGTCGTCCTTGCCGGCCCTCTTCGGCACGTCGGTGCGGACCTTGGAGGCGCCGGCGACGGCCTCCTGCTTGTACTTCCAGTGCGCGGCGATGCCGTACTCGGCCCGGCGGTGCATGTCGAAGGTGCGGATCTGCAGCTCGACGGGCTTGCCGTTGGGTCCGATGACCGTCGTGTGGAGCGACTGGTACATGTTGAACTTCGGCATCGCGATGTAGTCCTTGAACCGGCCGGGGACCGGGTTCCACCGCGCGTGGACGGTGCCGAGGGCCGCGTAGCAGTCGCGGACCGTGTCGACGAGGACGCGGATGCCCACCAGGTCGTAGATCTCCGCGAAGTCACGGCCGCGGACGATCATCTTCTGGTAGACGCTGTAGTAGTGCTTGGGGCGGCCGGTGACGGTCGCCTTGATGCGGGCGGAGCGCAGGTCGGCCTGGACCTCGTCGGTCACTATGGCGAGGTACTCGTCCCGCTTGGGGGCGCGCTCGGCGACGAGACGGACGATCTCGTCGTACATCTTGGGGTAGAGGATCGCGAAGGCGAGGTCCTCCAGCTCCCACTTGATGGTGTTCATGCCGAGGCGGTGGGCGAGCGGCGCGTAGATCTCCAGCGTCTCGCGCGCCTTCTTCTCCTGCTTCTCCCGCTTCAGGTAGCGCATGGTGCGCATGTTGTGCAGGCGGTCGGCGAGCTTGATGACGAGGACACGGGGGTCCTTCGCCATGGCGACGACCATCTTGCGGACCGTCTCCGCCTGGGCGGCCTCGCCGAACTTGACCTTGTCGAGCTTGGTGACGCCGTCGACGAGGAGGGCGACCTGGTCGCCGAAGTCGCGGCGCAGGTCCTCCAGGCCGTACTCGGTGTCCTCGACGGTGTCGTGGAGGAGGCCGGCCATCAGCGTCGCGGGGTCCATGCCCAGCTCGGCGAGGATGGTGGTGACGGCGAGGGGGTGCGTGATGTACGGGTCGCCGCTCTTGCGCTTCTGGCCGCGGTGCCAGCGCTCGGCCACCTGGTAGGCGAACTCGATCTGGCGCAGAGTGGCCGTTTCGATCTTCGGATCATTGCTCCGCACTATGCGCAGGAGCGGCTCCAGGACCGGGTTGTACGGCGACGAGCGCTGGACGCCGAGCCGGGCGAGCCGGGCGCGCACCCGGTTGGAGGAGCCTGCGGCGCGGGCGGGGGCGGCGGGCGCCGGCTTGGGCGCCGAGGCCGGGGCCGGCCGGGCGGCGCGGGGCGGGTCCGCGGGGGCGGGCTCGGCTTCGGTGCCCTTGCCCGAGGCGTCCTGCCTGGTCGGCGGCGCGGCGGAGGACGCCGCGGCCTGGTCGGCCCGCTGGTCGGGGGTCGCGGCGGAGAGTGGCTGGGCCTCGTCTGGCAAGGGCGCTCCTCGTGCGGGTCCGGGTGCCCCGGTGAGCCCCGGAAATCCCATGGTATCCACCCCGGGCGTCCCGCTCGCCCCGGGCGGGAGCGCGGGCCCCGCGGGACGGGCGCCCGGAGTTCCCGGATGCCCGTCAGGTGCGTTTTCGGCCGTCCGGCCGGAGCACGGCGGTCAGGGGCGCGTGAGGGTCCCCCGCGGGCGGGCGCCTCCGGGTCCCGGCCGCCCGACGTGCGGGTCAGGGCCACGCGAAGAGCGCCCCGCCCGTGAGGGTCCCCCGCGGGCGGGCGCCTCCGGGTCCCGGCCGCCCGACGTGCGGGTCAGGACCACGCGAAGAGCGCCCCGCCCTTGACCTTCGTCTCCTTGGCCGCGGCCGCGTTGCCCCACGGGACCGCACCGAGCCGGTCCTGCCGCACCGGCCTCGTGCGGACGGTCCGCCCCCGGGTGTCGAAGCCCTTGCCCCGGACGCGCGGACGCCCGACCCCATGTGGACCCGACAGCCGTACCCCATCTGCATCCCGGGCCTCCCGAAGTGACCGCGGCTGTCGTCGACGGTGCTCCACTTCAGCGGGAGGCTGCCGGCCTTCTTCCAGCCGGTGCGGGGCCCGGCTGCGGCGGACACTGCGCCGGGGCCGCCGCGACCCGCTCCGCCGCCACGGCCGTACCGCTCGTGCCGGCCCCGCCCGAAGCGCCCGTCGGCGCGGTCCCCGCGGTGACGGCCGTGAGCGCGGCGAGCGGGACGAGACCGGGGGCGATCCCGCGTGACGGCGTCATGCGGCTCCCTCTCCCGGCGACGCCGGTCCGCGTCCTCGCCGAGATCCGACCAGTGGTCCGCCCCCCCCGGGGGCCGCTGCGCGGGAATCCTGTCCCACACCACCCGATCGAGCGGACCCGGGGCACGCGAGGGGGGCGCCCCGGCCATCGGCCCGGACGCCCCCACACGGCGCTGATCCCTCACGTCAGAGCTGGATGACCGCCTCCAGCGGGGCCCCGCGCAGCGCCGGCTCCAGGCGGGCGCGGCCACCGAGGAAGCCAAGCTCCATCAGCACCGACACGCCCGCGACCTCGGCTCCGGCGCGCCGGATGAGGTCCAGCGACGCCTCGGCCGTGCCGCCGGTGGCGAGCACGTCGTCGATGACCAGGACGCGGTCGCCCGCGGCGAGGTCCTCGGCGTGGACCTCGATCTCGGCCGTGCCGTACTCCAGCTCGTACGCCTGCCGGAGCGTGGCCCCGGGGAGCTTGCCCGCCTTGCGGACCGGGACGAAACCGATCCCCGCGGAGACCGCGACGGGGGCGGCGAGGATGAACCCGCGCGCCTCCAGTCCGACGATCTTCGTGGCCCCGTGGCGCACGC
This portion of the Streptomyces changanensis genome encodes:
- a CDS encoding RelA/SpoT family protein, with translation MPDEAQPLSAATPDQRADQAAASSAAPPTRQDASGKGTEAEPAPADPPRAARPAPASAPKPAPAAPARAAGSSNRVRARLARLGVQRSSPYNPVLEPLLRIVRSNDPKIETATLRQIEFAYQVAERWHRGQKRKSGDPYITHPLAVTTILAELGMDPATLMAGLLHDTVEDTEYGLEDLRRDFGDQVALLVDGVTKLDKVKFGEAAQAETVRKMVVAMAKDPRVLVIKLADRLHNMRTMRYLKREKQEKKARETLEIYAPLAHRLGMNTIKWELEDLAFAILYPKMYDEIVRLVAERAPKRDEYLAIVTDEVQADLRSARIKATVTGRPKHYYSVYQKMIVRGRDFAEIYDLVGIRVLVDTVRDCYAALGTVHARWNPVPGRFKDYIAMPKFNMYQSLHTTVIGPNGKPVELQIRTFDMHRRAEYGIAAHWKYKQEAVAGASKVRTDVPKRAGKDDHVNDMAWLRQLLDWQKETEDPSEFLESLRFDLSRNEVFVFTPKGDVIALPAGATPVDFAYAVHTEVGHRTIGARVNGRLVPLESTLDNGDLVEVFTSKAAGAGPSRDWLGFVKSPRARNKIRAWFSKERRDEAIEQGKDAIARAMRKQNLPIQRILTGDSLVTLAHEMRYSDISSLYAAIGEGHVTAQSIVQKLVQALGGEEAATEDIAESAPPARGRGKRRAKADPGVVVKGVEDVWVKLARCCTPVPGDPIIGFVTRGSGVSVHRADCVNVDSLSQQPERMLDVEWAPTQSSVFLVAIQVEALDRSRLLSDVTRVLSDQHVNILSAAVQTSRDRVATSRFTFEMGDPKHLGHVLKAVRGVEGVYDVYRVTSARRP
- a CDS encoding adenine phosphoribosyltransferase, producing the protein MTTTAVRELLLSRIRDVADHPKPGVVFKDITPLLADPEAFAALTGVFAEQCVRHGATKIVGLEARGFILAAPVAVSAGIGFVPVRKAGKLPGATLRQAYELEYGTAEIEVHAEDLAAGDRVLVIDDVLATGGTAEASLDLIRRAGAEVAGVSVLMELGFLGGRARLEPALRGAPLEAVIQL